The following coding sequences are from one Motacilla alba alba isolate MOTALB_02 chromosome 4, Motacilla_alba_V1.0_pri, whole genome shotgun sequence window:
- the RNF212 gene encoding probable E3 SUMO-protein ligase RNF212 has product MAGLVFCNSCLCEPRNPTPRFCLTSCGHVFCEVCLQKGKKDECLVCRRACRTLVLSKETSPDIQSLFMPIDVLSKKYSKEISQVSEFQEKYRKRLLKYHKQKIAKLEESLKKVTQQIQQIQRMKPPEKTTPLPFSSTSRNPSIPSRKQNVFSSYSLHSSRPSTSETMEAMEIDPVPSPMRRLETPTGPTRLSVITPPQDGRMGSVSYRSSQIALIKPSQSIGTGSTRSTPLVRLPQSSCPSSSGSQSSQRGSWANSDFRTPQLYPFTSPSPQLPLSRQPITLSGLLQRQQGSTNLGGRSAER; this is encoded by the exons ATGGCCGGGCTCGTCTTCTGCAACTCCTGCCTGTGCGAGCCCCGCAACCCCACGCCGCGGTTCTGCCTCACCAGCTGCGGCCACGTTTTCTGTGAGGTTTGCCTGCAGAAAG GCAAAAAAGATGAATGTTTGGTCTGTAGGAGGGCTTGTCGTACCTTAGTCCTTTCAAAAGAG ACAAGTCCTGATATTCAATCACTGTTCATGCCAATAGATGTGTTGAGCAAGAAATATTCAAAAGAAATATCACAG gtttCAGAATTTCAAGAAAAGTATCGTAAGCGATTATTAAAATACCACAAACAAAAG ATAGCAAAGCTGGAAGAGTCTCTCAAGAAAGTAACACAACAAATTCAACAGATACAACG TATGAAACCTCCTGAAAAAACTACACCACTGCCATTTTCCAGTACGAGCAGAAATCCATCCA TTCCTTCCAGAAAAcagaatgttttttcttcatattctcTTCATTCAAGTCGTCCTTCCACTTCTGAAAC GATGGAGGCAATGGAGATTGATCCTGTACCTTCACCAATGAGGAGA CTGGAGACACCAACTGGTCCAACAAGACTATCAGTAATAACTCCACCACAGGATGGACGTATGG GGAGTGTATCCTACAGGAGTTCTCAGATAGCTCTAATAAAGCCAAGTCAGAGTATTGGAACAGGATCTACAAG ATCCACCCCTTTGGTGAGATTACCACAGAGTTCTTGTCCATCATCATCTGGATCCCAGAGCAGTCAAAGGGGATCATGGGCTAATTCTGATTTCAGAACCCCTCAGCTGTATCCATTTACATCACCTtccccacagctgcctctgtcAAGGCAGCCAATCACCCTCTCTGGACTTCTGCAAAGACAACAGG GATCAACTAATTTAGGAGGACGTTCAGCAGAGAGATGA